In Herbaspirillum sp. WKF16, one genomic interval encodes:
- a CDS encoding branched-chain amino acid aminotransferase, whose product MTTQQFFSTQKSIQVATDKREAAMQNPGFGSVFSANMASARYTAADGWHDGQIAPYAPLAIAPSALVFHYAQEIFEGLKVYSQEDGSISLFRPDANARRFVKSAERLAMAPLPVELFLESVEKLALTDRDWIPKQRGSSLYLRPVMFASQAALGVKPANEYSYYVLACPVGDYFKDGNSGISLWVSENYSRAGIGGTGEAKCGGNYAASLAAQAEAQRQGCDQVVFLDSREKTWVEELGGMNIFFVFKDGSIQTPPLGGTILPGVTRDSLLKLAARLGIEAREEPYSIEQWEADARSGKLVEAFACGTAAVITPIRQVKRATSEFAIGDAKAGAITLQLKNALLDIQQGRAEDPFGWVKRLA is encoded by the coding sequence ATGACTACCCAACAATTCTTTTCCACGCAGAAATCCATTCAAGTCGCCACCGACAAGCGTGAAGCGGCGATGCAGAATCCCGGTTTCGGCAGCGTCTTTTCCGCCAACATGGCTTCGGCCCGCTACACCGCCGCCGATGGCTGGCATGACGGCCAGATCGCGCCCTACGCCCCGCTGGCGATCGCCCCCAGCGCCCTGGTGTTCCACTATGCCCAAGAGATCTTCGAAGGCCTGAAGGTGTACAGCCAGGAAGACGGCAGCATTTCCCTGTTCCGCCCCGACGCCAACGCGCGCCGCTTCGTCAAGTCGGCCGAGCGCCTGGCCATGGCGCCGCTGCCGGTTGAACTGTTCCTCGAGTCCGTCGAGAAGCTGGCCCTGACCGACCGCGACTGGATCCCCAAGCAACGCGGCTCCTCGCTCTACCTGCGCCCGGTGATGTTCGCCTCGCAAGCCGCGCTGGGCGTGAAGCCCGCCAACGAATACTCCTACTACGTGCTGGCCTGCCCGGTCGGCGACTACTTCAAGGACGGCAACTCCGGCATCTCGCTGTGGGTCTCGGAGAACTACTCGCGCGCCGGCATCGGCGGCACCGGCGAAGCCAAGTGCGGCGGCAACTACGCTGCCAGCCTGGCCGCGCAGGCCGAAGCTCAGCGCCAAGGTTGCGACCAGGTGGTGTTCCTGGACAGCCGTGAAAAGACCTGGGTGGAAGAACTGGGCGGCATGAACATCTTCTTCGTCTTCAAGGACGGCTCGATCCAGACCCCGCCGCTGGGCGGCACGATCCTGCCGGGCGTGACCCGCGACTCGCTGCTCAAGCTGGCCGCGCGCCTGGGCATCGAAGCCCGCGAGGAACCCTACTCCATCGAGCAATGGGAAGCCGACGCCCGCAGCGGCAAGCTGGTCGAAGCCTTCGCCTGCGGCACCGCGGCCGTCATCACGCCGATCCGCCAGGTCAAGCGCGCCACCTCCGAGTTCGCCATCGGCGACGCCAAGGCCGGCGCCATCACCCTGCAACTGAAGAACGCCCTGCTGGACATCCAGCAAGGCCGCGCCGAAGACCCCTTCGGCTGGGTCAAGCGCCTGGCCTGA